GAGTACATAGGAAGGGCGAACCAGTACCGGGTAACCCAGACTTTGAGCCGTTTCAACCGCATCATCTACCGAAATGACTGTTTTTCCTTTTGGTTGTGCAATTTCCAGACGGGAGAGCAAACGCTCGAACTTCTTGCGATCCTCTGCCTCATCAATGTTTTCCAGATCTGTTCCGAGAATCGTTACACCAGCGGCACGTAGTGGTGCTGCCAGGTTGATTGCTGTTTGACCACCAAACTGTACGATAACACCTACCGGCTGTTCCTGTTCGATAACGTTCATTACATCTTCGAAGAACAGGGGTTCAAAGTACAAGCGATCCGATGTATTAAAGTCCGTAGACACCGTCTCCGGGTTGTTATTGATGATAACTGCTTCATAGCCTGCTTTTTGCAGAGCCCATACCGCGTGTACTGTGGAGTAGTCAAACTCAATCCCTTGACCGATCCGGATTGGACCAGAACCAAGTACGACTACTTTTTTCTTATCTGAAGGAATGACTTCATTCTCAGTTTCGTAAGTAGAGTAGTAATATGGCGTTGTTGCTTCAAACTCAGCTGCACATGTATCTACCATTTTGTAGACTGGGCGAAGGTTTTCCTCTTCACGACGTGCTCTGATTTCAGCTTCTTTCGTCAGCGTACCTCCTGGTTGACCTTCAGCCCGCAGCTCAGCAATGGCACGGTCTGTGAAGCCAAGACGCTTCGCTTGATACAAGGTTTCGGAGGACAATTCGGATTCCTCACGAATGCGATCTTCGAAGCTGATCAGCCCTTCGAGTTTATCCAGGAACCACCAGTCAATCTTCGTCAGATCTTGAAGCTGTTGCAATGTATACCCTCTGCGGAATGCTTCAGCGATCAGGAAGATACGCTCATCGTCGGCTTTGACCAGACGCTCGTTCAGCGTTGCTTCATCCAGGGTTTCGGCATCTTTCAGATACAGACGGTGTACGCCGATTTCCAGGGAACGAACAGCTTTATGAATTGACTCTTCGAATGTACGGCCAATCGCCATAACTTCGCCTGTCGCTTTCATCTGTGTACCCAGTTTGCGGTTCGCTGAGATAAACTTGTCAAACGGCCAGCGTGGGATTTTGCTCACGATATAGTCCAGTGTTGGCTCAAAGCATGCATATGTTTGGCCCGTTACCGGATTCACGATTTCGTCCAGTGTGTAACCCATGGCAATTTTGGCAGCCATCTTAGCAATCGGATAGCCCGTTGCTTTGGAAGCTAGTGCCGAAGAACGGCTTACCCGTGGGTTAACTTCGATAACATAGTATTGGAAGCTGTGCGGATCAAGCGCAAACTGTACGTTACATCCACCTTCGATGTTGAGGGCACGGATGATTTTCAGGGAAGCTGAGCGCAGCATTTGATATTCACGGTCAGACAGCGTCTGGCTTGGCGCCACAACGATACTGTCACCTGTATGAACACCTACCGGGTCAAAGTTTTCCATGTTGCAGACTACGATACAGTTATCGTTCTTGTCACGCATAACCTCATACTCGACTTCTTTCATGCCAGCAATGCTTTTCTCCACCAGACATTGCCCTATCGGGCTGTAACGAATTCCTGCTGCTACGGTTTCGCGCAGTTCTTCTTCGTTCGCACAGATTCCGCCGCCTGTTCCACCAAGCGTGTAGGCTGGACGGACGATGATTGGATAACCAATCTCATTCGCAAAATCAAGTGATTCCTCAAGTGTTGTTACGATTACACTCTCGGGTACAGGCTGTTCCAGTTCACGCATCAGATCACGGAACAAATCACGATCTTCCGCTTTCTCAATGGATGTGAGCTGTGTTCCGAGTAGTTTGACATTCTCACGCTCAAGGACGCCAGCACGTGCCAGTTCCACAGCCATGTTCAGACCCGTTTGACCGCCAAGGGTTGGCAGCAAACCGTCTGGACGTTCCTGACGAATGATTTGCGTTACAAAATCCAGTGTAATCGGTTCAATGTACACTTTATCAGCCATGTTGGTATCCGTCATAATCGTAGCCGGGTTGCTGTTGATGAGTACAACTTCCACGCCTTCTTCTTTCAGTGCCTGGCATGCTTGTGTACCGGCATAGTCGAACTCGGCCGCTTGACCGATGACGATTGGACCTGAACCAATCACCAGGATTTTTTTGAGATCTTTGTTAATCGGCATGTTATTGTGCTCCTTTCACTGCGGCTGCCAATACGGCTTGACGCGGCTGTTGCGGGTGAGTAATCTTGTGCTCCCGAATCATCTCGATGAAGCGGTCAAACAGATAGCTGTTATCATATGGTCCTGGCGCTGCTTCCGGGTGATACTGAACGGAAAACGCCGGGAATGTTTTATGTTTCAGACCTTCAATGGTCTTATCATTATTGTTGATATGTGTCACTTCAAGCTCCGTATTTTTCACGGATTCTTCGTTTACGGTGTAACCGTGGTTCTGGGATGTGATGAAGCAACGTCCGCTCTCCAGTTCTTTAACCGGGTGGTTTCCGCCGCGGTGTCCAAACTTGAGTTTCTCTGTATCGGCTCCTGCCGCAAGTGCGAACAGTTGGTGCCCCAGGCAGATTCCGAAGATCGGATATTCGCCGAGCAGTTCACTGATCATTTTAACCGCGTGAGGAACGTCTTTCGGGTCCCCAGGGCCGTTGGACAGCTGGATGCCATCCGGGTTCATGCGGCGGATTTCGTCCGCTGTTACATCATGCGGAACTACGACAACGTCACAGTTACGTTTGCTGAGTTCACGCAAAATCCCTGTTTTTGCACCGTAGTCAACCAATACAATGCGTTCAGCCGTTCCCGGGCTGTTGTATACATGTTGAGTAGAAGTCATAGGAACCTGGTTACGCAGCTCAGCGATGCTGGTGTCTCCCATCATCTCCAGCAACTCTTCCACAGGTTTCGATCCTGTTGTGAGAATTCCTTTCATTGTGCCGTGGTGACGAATCCGGCGAGTCAGCATCCGTGTATCAATCTCGCTGATTCCTACGATGCCATACTCTTTAAGCAAATCGTCTACGCTGTATTCTGCACGCCAGTTACTTGGTGTCGGCTCATGACGACGTACCACAAAACCATGTACGAATGGACGAATCGACTCGAAGTCGTCACGCGTAATGCCGTAGTTACCAATCAGTGGGTACGTCATGGTTACGATTTGACCGCAATAAGAAGGATCCGAAAGCACCTCTTGATAGCCTGTAATTCCCGTATTAAAAACGACCTCACCTGTTGTTTCACCTTCAGCACCGAATGCTTTCCCGGTGAACAGTGTGCCGTCTTCCAACAATAATCTTGCCTGTGCCTGCATCCCATTTCACTCCTCTGTGTTTATCAACGTTGAATACTTTGAGTTGAACATGGGGGACGTTACGTTTGGTGCGGCTCCGTGGGCAGAAAACCCTTTGATCGCTGTTATCTCCGGATTACTTTGATCCCATTCTTCAAATGGAGTAATCCGGTGATAAAGGCGAACGCTTTGCTTCTTCGGGTTCTTTCTGCCCACTCCACAGTTACGTTGGTGTCCATGTTCAAAAGCATTATTCAACTTTTCTTTGTTTCGTATGTTTGACTCTCGGCATGGTCTGCCTTGAGTTAGTTGTAAAGATGTTATTGGTGTATAGGTTGTAGATTTAGAGTTATAAAGCCTTGTTGTTTTAAAAGAATTAAAGAGGAAAAGCTTATTGATTTATTGATCTAATAAGTTACTGATTTACTGTTGTACCGTGTTATTCCACACGCTTTTGCCATCCACCCATGTCTGTACCGGCCATCCTTTTAGCTTCCAGCCTGTGAATGGTGTGTTTCTTCCTTTGGTAGCAAAAGTTGCTGGATCAACCGCTTTTTCCTCGTTCAGGTCAATCATCGTGATATCCGCTGGTGCTCCCTCTTCCAGCTTGCCAGTATCCAGTCGGAATACCCGTGCCGGATCTGCTGTCATGCGTTTCACGAGGAAGTCCAGGCTCCAAAGCCCTGTTTCCACAAACTTCGTGTACAACAGCGGGAAAGCCGTCTCGAATCCAACGATACCGAACGGTGCCAGCTCCATACCTTTTGCTTTCTCTTCTTCGCTATGCGGCGCGTGATCGGTAACGATCATATCCAGCGTTCCGTCCAGCAAACCTTCGATACAAGCTTGCACGTCGCGTGGTGAGCGTAGGGGCGGGTTCATCTTCCAGTTGGCATCCATACCTGGGATATCCTCATCCGACAATACCAGATGGTGCGGACATACCTCAGCAGTTACTTTAATACCGATGGACTTCGCCAGGCGAATCAAGCGAACCGACTGCTCCGTACTTACGTGGCAGACGTGGTAGTGAACTCCCGTTGCTTCTGCAAGCAGGATATCACGGCCTACGTGGATGGCCTCGGATTCATTAGGGATACCTTTGATACCATGACGCTTCGAAAACTCGCCTTCTGTCACATATCCGCCAACTACCAATGAGTCGTCTTCGCAGTGAGCGATGACTGGCATATCCATACTTGCTGCGAGGCTCATAGCATCTTTCATCATTTGAGCGTTTTGTACGCCCACCCCATCATCCGTGAATCCAATCGCACCCGCTTCTTTCAATGCGGCGAAATCCGTAAGTTCACGTCCAAGCTCGTTCTTCGTAATAGCTGCATAAGGCAGTACTTTAACCAGGTCGGCTTCTTTGGCTTTATCCAAAACCAACTTAACGACATCTGCGCTGTCGGTTACCGGTCTTGTGTTTGGCATACATGCAATCGTTGTAAAACCACCTTGTGCTGCCGAACGGGCACCCGTCTCGATCGTCTCTTTATGCTCGAATCCAGGTTCACGCAGATGCACGTGCATATCAATCAAACCGGGAATGACCAGTTTGCCTGAAGCATCGGTTACGCTATGCGCTGATTGCTCTACTTTCAGTACCGCTTCGTCTTCCACTCCAGCGATCTTTTGAATTTTTCCTTCATCTATAATGATCGTTTTCCGTTCAAGTTCCCCTTGATGATTCAAGATGTTCGCGTTCTTTATAATCTGTAGCATAATTGCCCTCCGCTTCGGTTCTGTCCGACTTGCCAGACAAGCCGGGTGATTTTCTTTATCGTGTACCCTCACATTGCTCTATAAGAACTTCCGTCCCGTCAGCCTATGACCCACAGCCAGACCCTGTTACAGTTTCATCGCACGTTCCATGACCGCCATGCGGATTGGAACACCGTTTGCCATCTGCGGGAAGATCCGCGATGCTGCGCTCTCCACTACCGCGTCATCTACCTCGACATTTCGGTTCACAGGAGCAGGGTGCATAATGATTGTGCTTGGTTTCAGGCGTGATGCCCGTTCTTCCGTCAATCCGTAGTGTTCGCGATAATCCTCAGCCGAAGTAATCAGGCCATGTTTATGACGTTCCAGTTGAACTCGGAGCATCATGACTACATCCGCATCGAGTGCTTCTTCCAGACCTACATAAGGCGCGTGTTCTGCGAGCTCCGGTGCCTGCATCGTTTGCGGTGCGCAGAAGCGCACATCCGCACCAAACTTTTGCAGTGCCCACAGATTGGAGCGAGCTACCCGGCTATGCAGGATGTCTCCGATGATCGACACACGCAAACCTTTCAGCTCACCGAAAGCCTTCCGCATCGTGTAGAGATCCAACAACGCCTGGGTAGGGTGCTCGTTATTTCCGTCTCCGGCATTCACTAGTGGAACATTCACTTTCTGAGCCAGTTGTTGCAGAACACCCGAAGGTTTCAACCGAATCACTCCTGCGTCAATGCCCATGGACTCCAGTGTGCGTACCGTATCATAGATGGATTCACCTTTCTCCACGCTTGATGCAGCCGCCGTGAAGTTCAGTACTTGTGCACCCAGACGTTTTTCTGCCATCTCAAATGAGAAGCGAGTACGCGTGCTGTTCTCGAAGAACATGTTGGCTACGAAGTGGGATTCCAGTACAGGAACCAGTTTCTCCTTCTGCGCTTCCCAGTGTGCTGCTCTGTTCAGAATGGAGTCGATCTCATCGCGGCTAAGGTTCTTAAGGCCAAGCAAGCTCCGGTCCTTCAATGCTGGTTGTGTAATCATCATGCCTGTTCCCCCCGGTTCTGAATGATCTTGACTTCGTCCTGTCCGTCCGTTTCTATCAATGCAACCTCGATCTCCTCTGATTTAGAAGTCGGCACATTCTTGCCGATAAAATCAGGTCGAATCGGAAGTTCCCGGTGTCCGCGATCTGCGAGAACCGCCAGCTGAATGTTCTGTGGTCTTCCACAATCCATCAGGGCATCCATCGCTGCGCGAATCGTACGTCCGGTATAGAGCACATCATCGAACAAAATCACTTTTTTGTTATGAATTGAAAGTGATTCAGGTGTCATCGTCAACAGTTCCTTGCGATTCGCTTTATTCTCTTCCAAGCGATCATCGCGATAAGGGGTCACATCGAGTTCTCCCCAAGGGATCGGTGTACCTTCGATTTCTTCAATCTTGGCGGCGATCCGTTCTGCGAGGTATACACCCCGTGTTCGAATTCCGATAAGTACACAACCCTCAATACCTTTGTTTTTTTCCAAAATCTCATGGGCAATCCGTGTTAATGCGCGGCGGATCGCGGTTTCATCCATAATGACATGTGTCTCTGTGCTCATGCGTTCAGCCTCCTCAGGATTTACCTTTCAGATCATGGCCCCGTGACGAGGAGAACAAAAAAGACTCCTTGCCGTGTTCATTGGCAAGGAGTCTCCGAACTTCAGACCGCTCTGAAGAAAGTTTACTCTCGGGATGCATCGCTTGATTTGCCGCAGCAAAAAACGATGTATCGTTCACGTTACCTTGCCAGTCTCACGGGACTGATTTAAAGGTGCTATTCATGTCGTTCATATTGCAGGACCTCACAGGGTTCTGTACTCAATATGTCCGTTTGTCTTCATGAATTATGACAGAAAGACAACCCTCTGTCAACACCTCAACATCACAGGCGAAATTCCTCTACTGTATTCCCTTAGAATCAGCAGTTCGGCTGAAAAACATCCAAACACATCACATTTCATTCGTTATTCATAATTATACAATAATTCTGTATATTTATCCATAGGCAATTGCGGAGAATCTTACAGCCAAAATAATCCTCTGACTATACTCAACGTTGGGACAGAGTCTAATTTTAGAGTTCAACGTCCAGAAACACGGAATACATGAAGGCTCTGCATTAGTACCCAGCGAAATGGGTAAAGTTTATAAACATGAAACAATTCATAGATGCTTCAATAAAGCCGATATACATAAGGATTTACAAATACGCGACATAGAAATAAGATAAGACCTACATTTATTTACATTTAGGAGGAAGTTATGCGTCACATTTGGCAAGTTTACAAAACAGACTGGTTGCATATTTTGAAGGTTCCCACAGGTATTTTTCTAATTGTGGCTATTATTTTACTACCCGGGGTGTATGACTGGGTCAACGTGAAGTCCGTATGGGACCCATACAGCAACACCCAAGGGATCAAAATTGCGGTGACAACCGAGGACAAGGGTGCAACTGTTGCAGGAACTAATGTCAATATTGGAGACGAACTGGTGTCCAGCCTGAAACAGAACGAAAAGCTGGGATGGACTTTTGTGGGCCAGGCTGAGGCTGATCGTGGTGTGCAAACAGGAGAGTATTATGCAAGCCTGCTCATTCCTGGGGACTTTTCAACCAAAATTACAGGTATCGTTGACGGGAAGCTGGAGCGCCCAGAGGTAATCTATACCGTTAATGAGAAGGTTAATGCCATCGCTCCAAAAATCACGGGTTCCGGTGTATCTGCGATAACAACACAAATCAATGAAAATTTCACTGAAGCCGTCAGTCAGGCTGTTCTAACCAAATTGAAGGAAGCCGGAGTTGAGATCAATGCCCAGCTTCCAACTTTGCGCAAGATGGAGAATGGCATATTCACGCTGGAGAAAAATCTTCCGGATATACAAGCTGCAGGTCAAAAGGTACTGGAAGTAGAAAAAGCCATGCCTGGTATCGTAAAAGATGCTCAAAAGATCGTCGAGATCGAAAAAAAACTGCCTGAAATCAATGAAGCCGCACAGTATGTGCTCAAGGTGCAGGAGTATTGGCCACAAATTAATGATGCAGCATCCGAGGTGTTGGCTATTCAGGAGCGTATTCCCGATATTCAAAAAGCCGTAGAACGTATTCAAGAAGTGGATGCAAACTTTGGTCAGGTATCAGGTGTCATCCAAACAGCCCTGGATAAAACCGACAAGGCTCTGTCTATCGTAACGGCCGCAGAGCAAGATCTGGATAAAGTATCCCAAATCGCTGGTAACGGGATTGAGCTGGCCGAAGGCTTAAATCACTTTGTGGATTCCAGTGAAGAAGCATTTCAGGCTATAGGCCCGGCGATTCGGCAAAACCTGCTGCTGGTGCAGCAAATATCAAACGCTGCATCAGACGTATTTGGGCAATTGCAGAATACAGATCTTAATAACCTGCCGACAGCAGAAGATCTGGACCGGATCGCTGCCCGTTTGGGGATTGCAGTAAGACTCGTCGACAGTATGGCAGAACTACTGGGCAAAATCGACAACTTACTTCCAAGCCATCCACTTGCTAATAAAATTTCGCAGCTGAACACCATTTCAGATAAACTTCAGCTGCAAATCCGCCTGACAGGGATTATCAGTGATGCTCTGCGTCGTAATACAACTCCGCCCGCAGACGTCATCGCCCAGTTAAATGCTCTCTCCAAGGACATTAGCAGCGGCATTGGCAATATCATGAACACCTACGAGAGCGAAATATCGCCGGCTCTTGCGGCTGGTGCGGATAAGCTGAGGTCTATCCTTTCCACTTCAGCAGATACACTACAGGGAGCAAGAGATCGAATTCCGGATATCGCGGACATTCTTGCGTCAGCCAAAGAAGGGATTACGTTTGGGCAGACTGAATTGACAAAAATCCAGAGCGAACTGCCTCAAATACAATCTAAGATTCATGAGATATCGGAGACACTCGCGAATAAAAGTGAAGGCTTCATCCAAGCTTTGAACACAGTATCTTCATTAATTCGAAACGATCTGCCCAAGCTGGGCACCAAGCTGAATGAAGCGGCTAATTTTGTTCGGAACGATCTGCCCAATGCCGAGAAACAGATAGGCAAGGCATCCGATTTTGTACAGAACCAGCTTCCGGAGGTCGAACAAGGAGTACATCGTGTTGCTACGCTTGTACGTGATGATTTGCCAGCATTGGAAAGTGCCATCAGCAAGGCAGCAGACAAACTTAGAGAAGTCGAAGGTAATAACCAGTTTGCCGAGCTCGCCAAGCTTTTGCGCGGCGACATTGAAGAAGAGAGTGCTTTCCTAGCAAGTCCGGTGAAAATCAAGGAACAACAGCTTTACCCGATTCCGAATTACGGATCAGCCATGTCACCATTTTATGGCGTGCTGTCCTTGTGGGTCGGCTCAACGCTACTGATTTCCCTGCTTCGTGCCGAAGCTGAGAATCCAGAAGGCAAGTTCCGGGGATACGAGTTGTATCTTGGACGTCTTGCCACTTTTCTGACTATTGGATTGCTTCAAGCGATCTGTGTCAGCCTGGGAGATATATTGATCCTCGGCACCTATGTCGCAGATAAAGTGTGGTTTGTCTTGTTTGCCATGCTGGTGAGTGCCGTATTTGTTACCATAACGTACACCCTGCTGTCCGTTTTTGGGAATATCGGAAAAGGGATCGCGATCATCTTCATGGTGTTTCAGTTCTCCAGCTCCGGCGGTACGTTTCCAATCAGCATGACATCGCCCTTTTTCCAGGCATTGAATCCGTTCATGCCCTTCACGTATGCGATTAGTCTACTGCGTGAGTCGGTCGGCGGCATCTTGTGGTCGACTGCCATCAAGGATATTCTGTGGTTGTGCATGTTCATCGCGCTGAGTCTCATCGTTGCTCTCGCTTTGAAACGTCCACTCAGCAGTCTCACCAAACGTTCAGCCGAGAATGCCAAGAAGACCAAAATCATTGCTTAAAATCGTCCGTGAGACCCTCTGCGTAATCAACGCAGTGGGTCTTTTGTTTATCCCAACATGCACATATCGAATGAATCATACCAAACAAGACAAGGCCATTGGATTTAAAGTCCAATGGTCTTGTCTCATTATAAAGATAATTAAAATCTCTGATTATTTCACTGTACGTTCCTGTTCCAACTGATCATAGGACTGCTTAATGGTTGTTAAAGTTTCTACATGACGGTAGATGTTGTTCCCTGCGGTGACGAGAATACATATCATGATCAAGCCTATTAGCACTTTTTTACCCAGCCCCTGACGAAGACCGATGACGAAGCCCCCACCGAGGAGGAAAAACGCAAACAGATAGTGTCCTGCATACAGGTACATATCGTATTGAAATACCGCCAGCCCGAAACCAACAACGATATGAAGTAAAAAGGCAAACAGAATGTATGACACAAGAGTCCACACTTCCCGTTCACGGATGCCTTTGATAAACCCAGTGAGCGCCAGCAACAGGATAAATATACCCGTAAGCTGAACATAGATCGGATTGGAACGGGTCAAATCTGTTACAAACGCGACCATACCCGGGTCCAGCAAATGTACTTTCGGTGACAGCATCGGATTAATCGTTAGCAAACTTAGAGCTTTCCAATGAGCTGCGAACTGGAATGGAGTGGCATAGCTTGTTCCCCCATTTTGAATGCCAAGCAGCCAGTTACTGACCCAACTGCGACCGCCAAACGCGATGTATTGGATTCCTGTCAATACTACGATGAAGGCAACGGCCAGTGCCATAATCCCGATATACTTTTTCCAACCAGACTTGTTACGCCACGTACGCAAATTGAAAAACATGGCTGCCGCAAATGGTACAATGTTGGTCGACGTCAGTCCGAAGTTGATGGATGCCAGCAGCGCATTCGGGATGTAACGGACATCTTTCCGTTCACGGGTGTATTGCATATACAGCACAGAGAACAGGATAACAAACTGTACGTACGGATACGAATCCGGAATCAACGCGGTAAACATCAGATAGGAGCTGAAACCGAACAATAAAGCGAAAAGTAACGGTGTGGTGATTTGTTTATCTTTTTGATTTAAAAACAGAAACACCAGCACAACCGAACCCGCATTCACAAGGGACTGCAGGACAAGAAAGAACCAATTCCCGCCCAGCAATTGAGCACCTGCTTCAAGCGTGACCGCTAGAAATGAAATTAACGGATGAATAACCGAAGAACTGTTGCTTCCGTAATACATGGAAGGATCGAAGTTAAATAAATTAAGTGGAAACTGCGTCGTACTAAATGGCGTGTATGACCCAAGTAGCTCTGCGTGATTCGCAATGTACGTCACGTAAGGTCCATTCATGAGAGCGTAAAAAAGAGCAAAACCCGCAAACAGGCCAAATGCCGTCCAATTGGTCCTGCGATTATAAAATAAGTAGTCCAAAAATTTCATGCATTCACATCCAGTTTCATTATTCTAGAAAACCAATAAACACAACCCGCCCATAATACAAGTGACACCGATCCAGCGCAAAGGACCCACTGCTTCCTTAAAGGCAAACCGCGCTATAATGAGCGTCCACACATACGTTAACGCATTGGCTGGCAGCACAACAGTTAAGGGAAGAAATTTCAACAATACAATGTTCAGCAGCGCACCTGTACCATAGAATCCTAGCCCCATTAAAACATGCAGCTTTTTGCGGCTGGTAGCGTAGGCTTTCAAACCCGCTCCCCCCATCGCTCCACACAGGGTCATTGCAATTAATACAGCAATCATCCAGCTATCGATCAACACTGGTCAACGTCACCCCAATTCCAAGCAGCACAACAGCGGCCAACTTCTGCACCGTAATTTCTTCTCCTAGCAAAAAGTATCCATAGATCAGCGCAAACACATAGCTTGCACACATCAAAGGATAGGCCACAGACAGCTTTTCCAAAGCAAAAGCCTTGATCATCAAAATGGCACCCAGCCCATAACAGAGAAAGCCGATGCCCAGATAGATCCACTCGGTCAGCCCCCACTTCCAGAACAATTGGCCTGTCGCTGTAAGAAAAGCGGAGACCAGCATCAACAGCTTGCCTGTATGGCGCCCTTTTATCTCCCCCACGACAATGCCTCCATCTCTGGCACGCGCTTGTTAATAAAGTATCGCTGACTCACCAACTGCATCACTGGAAGATCGGATAAGGAGTCGGAGTAGGAGCAGGATTGATCATAATCAATCACCATCTTTTTCTCATCCAGATAGGCCTGAATTCGACGAACCTTCTCATCCCCTTTGCAATTGCTGCCATCAATCCTACAGGTATAGCCATTCGAGTGACGAACCAGATCGGTACCAATGACATGATCCACCCAGGGAAAGTTTTTAAAATATTTCATATAGGCATGCGGAGATGCGGTCACCAGCAATACATGATAGCCTGCTTCCTTACGGTGCTGCATCTCTACACTTGCCTCCGCAAAAATGGCAGTACGCAATCGTGTATCAAAAAAATGCTCCAGATCATTTTCGGACATGCGTTCAATGCTTTTGAAATAGGAACGTTTGACACGCTCAACCGTCATCAGACCTGCCTTGAACAGCGCGGTATGAAATGCAATTACAGGCAATCTCCATACCTGCCATGGGTAACGGCGAACGCCGTAATGTACAAACTGAAACATGGAATCTCTGCGTATAATCGTTTTATCAATATCAAAGATGGCGATTTTCGTGCTTTTCACCCAGATCCCCTCTACCTTCCAGACTCAAACTTTTATTCAAAAATAGCAAAAATCGAAATAACACTTATGACATACAAAATGACCGTGATCAAGATGGGCTTGTCCTCAAATAGAACTCGATCTGGGGAACCACCTTGGTTCTTCATATGAATCAGATACAGATAGCGGAACATGCCGTATATAACCAAAGGAATCGTCCACATTAAATGAATGGTACGATCGGATGTGAACGTAAAGAGCGAATAGCTAATAATGGTCGCCGTTGTGACAATGGTATTGAACTGATCCAATAACGTAATTGAATAGTTATCTAACACTTTACGGTGTGAGCCGGTATTTCCCTCAAGCAGGGTGAGTTCATTCCTCCGTTTGCCGATAGCCAGGAACAGGGACAGCAGCATCGTACAGATGAGGAACCACGGCGTAAATGGCACATGGATCAGGACACCGCCTGCAATCGCACGAAGCACAAATCCAGCCGCAATGGTCATCATATCCAAAATAACGAGATGTTTGAGTACAAATGAGTACGACACATTCAATAGGAAATAAACAATACATAATACTCCGAATAATGGGTTCATCACGAAGGCTGTCCCGACGGAAAGAATTAATAACAGAATTCCGAACAACAAGGCGTGAGCAGGGTTGACCTGTCCAGAAGCAAGGGGACGGAACATCTTCACCGGATGCTGACGATCTCTGTCGCGATCTACATAATCGTTTAAAATATAAACGCAGCCTGCAACAAGGCTAAATAAAATAAAACCTAGCAAAGTCGATAGAATGGTCTCCGTCCGAATTTCCTCAAAAGAAAAAAGCAGCGCGGCAAACAACAGCAAATTTTTGGTCCATTGTTTTGGTCTCAATAGTTTAAGCAATCCTGAAACGGTATTGCCTGTCCCTGCAGCAGGTGTGGACACGGT
This window of the Paenibacillus marchantiae genome carries:
- a CDS encoding decaprenyl-phosphate phosphoribosyltransferase, translated to MLSSRTNTVSTPAAGTGNTVSGLLKLLRPKQWTKNLLLFAALLFSFEEIRTETILSTLLGFILFSLVAGCVYILNDYVDRDRDRQHPVKMFRPLASGQVNPAHALLFGILLLILSVGTAFVMNPLFGVLCIVYFLLNVSYSFVLKHLVILDMMTIAAGFVLRAIAGGVLIHVPFTPWFLICTMLLSLFLAIGKRRNELTLLEGNTGSHRKVLDNYSITLLDQFNTIVTTATIISYSLFTFTSDRTIHLMWTIPLVIYGMFRYLYLIHMKNQGGSPDRVLFEDKPILITVILYVISVISIFAIFE